The genomic window AGGTCAGCGGTCCGGGCGTGTCCAAGGCATCCACGCTCGCGCTGTGCTGCGCACAGCGCGGGATCTCGTCGGACGAGGTCGTGGCGTTCGGGGACATGCCCAACGACATCGAGATGCTGACCTGGGCGGGCACGTCGTACGCGATGGGCAACGCCCACCCGGACGTGATCGCCGCCGCCTCCGGCCGGACCGTCGCCAACAACGAGGACGGCGTCGCGATCGTCATCGAGCAGATCCTCGCCGCGCGCGGGGACGGGCCGGACCGCGCGTCGTAACCGGACCGGGCGCCCTAACAGCGTTGCGGGCGGCGCGGGCGTCGTCACCGGCGCGGCCGATGCGTCAGCCCAGCTGGACGCCGCGCTCGGCCAGCCAGGCCACCGGATCCACCGCCGACCCGTAGTACGGCGTGAGGCGCGCCTCGAAGTGCAGATGCGGCCCCGTCGAGTTCCCGGTCGTCCCCGCCTGCCCGACCCACTGGCCGGTGCTGACGAGTTCACCCTGGTCGACGGTGATCCCGGCGAGGTGGGCGTACTGCGTGTACCAGCCGCCCGCGTGCTCGATCACGACCTCCACGCCGAAGGCTCCGCCGCAGGAGACCGAGACCACCCGGCCCTCACCCACGGACCGCACCGGTGCTCCGATGCCGACGGCGAAGTCCTGCCCCGTGTGCCGGTGCGACCAGCGGCCGCCCGCGCTGTCGTACCCGGCCGACAGCGTGTAGTGCTCCACCGGCGACACCCAGTTGGGGCCCGCCTCCAGCGGCGGCTGGTCGAGCCGCTCCGCTCCGGAACACTCCCCGGACGCCGCACTGCGGTTGGCCTCCCCCTGCAGCATCCACTGCGCCGACTCGAGCTTGGTCTCGATGCCCTGCTTCTGCCAGGCCAGCCTCGACGTGCGCTCCTCGAGGCGGAGCCAGGCGGCGCGCGCCCTCTCCTCCGCCCTGCTGGCCCGGTCCTCGGCCTTCTTGGTCTGGTCGAGCAGCCGGTTCACGGCCAGGTCCGCCTGCCACGACAGCTGCCAGCCGCGCATCATCTCGTCGGGGTCGTCGGCGAGCAGCAGCTTGGCCGTGACCGCCAGGGAGCCTCCCGAGCGGTACTGGGCGCGGGCGACGGCCCCGATCTTGTTGTGCAGCCCTTCGAGTTCACTGCGCTGTTCGGCCAGCCGCTGCTGTAGCCGCTCCGTGCGGGCGCGCTCGATCTCCGATGCGTGCAGGCCGCGCTCATACGATGCGGTGGCCTTCGCCACCTCGTCATAGAGGCGGAGCACCTCGGCGCCGACGGTGGGCCCGTCGTTGGCGGCGGCCGGTGATGCCGGGAGGACCAGCAGCAGGCACAGCAGAGGCACGAGCATCAGCCGGTGCCGGCGCCGGTCGCGGTATTGGTGGCCCATTCTCGGATCTTCACACCGGATTTGTCCGATTCGCAGCATTTCGCCGGTGTCGTACGTCCACCTGGCCCAGCCAGGACGCGGGACCCGACCGGGCGGCGAGACGGTCCAGCGGGCCCCGGGGTCACGACCCGTCAGAACCGGCCCCTACCAGGCCAGTCGCACGAGGCGGCCGCTCAGGCGTCCGGCTGATCCTCACCGACGGCCGAGCCCGCGCGCGGCTGAAGAGGCGCTTCCCAGATCACCCTCGTACCGCCGCCGTCCTCCGCGATGCCTGGCTCGCACCAGCTCGATCCGCCCAGTGACTCGGCGCGACGCTGGAGATTGCGCAGACCGCTGCGCCGACCGCCCTCCGGAATGCCCACACCGTCGTCCGCGACCGACAGCCGCACCCCGGGCTCACCCTGCGCGTCATCCCGTACGCCGCGATCGTCGGCTGCGCCGTCCTCGTGGCCGCCGAGCCGTACGGTCGCGTCGACGACGACCTCGATGCGGGACGCGGCCGCGTGCCGGAAGGCGTTGGAGAGCGCCTCACGCAGCGCCGCGATCAGGTTCTTGCCCGTCAGCTCGCCGACCACCGCGTCGACCGGGCCGAGGAAGCGGTGCGCGGGCTTGAAGCCCAGGGGCACGGCGGCCATGTTGATCTCCCGCAGCACGCGCGTGCGCAGCCCGGACGGCGCCTCCGCCGGCCCCTGCTGGAGCGCGAAGATGGCGGTGCGGATCTCCTGGATGGTCACGTCCAGTTCGTCGACCGCCTTGCCGACCCCCTCCTGCACGGCGGGCACGCGCGACTTGCGCTGCGCGCTCTCCAGCATCATCCCGGTGGCGAACAGCCGCTGGATCACCAGGTCGTGGAGGTCGCGCGCGATCCGGTCCCGGTCCTCGTACACGGCGAGCCGTTCCCGGTCCCGCTGCGCCTCGGCCATCATCAGCGCCACCGCGGCCTGCGAGGCGAACTGCGTGGCCAGGGTGCGTTCGGCCTCGGTGAACGGGCGCGCGCCACGCTCCCTCGGGGTGACCAGCGCACCGAGCACCCGGCCGCCGCTGTGCAGCGGCAGCAGCATGCCCGGCCCGTAGTCGCGCATCACATCGGTGATCAGGCGCGGATCGGTGGCGGCGTCCGCGACGAACACCGCCTCACCCGCGAGCAGTGAGGCGACGGCAGGGCTCTCCTCCGGGACGACGACGCCGAGCGGCACGGGGGGCTGCGGCCCGGAGGCGGCGACGATCTCCAGCCCGCCCTCGTCGGCCGGGAGCAGCACGATCCCGGCTGCGGCTCCGGCGAGCCTGCGCGCCTGTTCCGCGACGACAGTGAGGGCGTCGTCCGCGTCACCGCCGGAGAGCAGCGCGGTGGTGACGGCGACCGAGCCGTCGATCCAGCGCTCGCGCTGCCGGGCCGCCTCGTACAGGCGGGCGTTGCCGATCGCGATGCCCGCCTCGGTCGCGAGGACCCGCAGCATATGGAGGTCGTACTCGCTGAACTCGGCGCCGCCGACCTCGTCGCCCGCGGCCCCGCCGCCCCGTTTCTCCGCCAGATAGAGATTGCCGAAGATCTCGCCCTGGACCCGGATCGGTACGCCGAGGAAGGTCCTCATCGGCGGATGCCCCGGGGGAAACCCGGCGGCGCGCGGATCCCGCGTCAGATCCGCGAGCCGGATCGGCTCGGGATGGTGGATCAGCGCGCCGAGCAGCCCTTTGTGCCCGTCGGGCGGATGCCCGATGCGCCGCGCCACGTCCTCCGTGACCCCAGAGGTCACGAAGTCGGAGAGGCCCTTGCCCTCGTCGTCGACGACGCCGATGGCCGCGTACCGGGCGCAGGCGAGCTCCGCTGCGGTCTCGCAGATCCGGTCGAGGGTGGAGTGCAGCTCCAGACCCGTGCCGATGGAACGCATCGCTTCCAGCAGCTGGGGGACGCGGGCGGTGAGCTCGGTGGACAGTCCCTGGAGGCTGCGGGTGGCCTGGGCGGCAGCTTCGAGAGGTCCCTCCGGCTGCGGGGGACCCTCGGGATCCCTCATCTCGGGCGCTGTCATGCCCTTGAGCCTAATAAGCCCTATTTGACAGGGAAAGTCGGCTCCCTGAGCGGGCTTTCCGGCCGGCCGACGGCACGACGGCCGAGGGCACCGCCGCCGAGACCACCGACGGGACCGCCCACGAGGTCACCAGCGCGCTCGCGCTCCAGCATCCGGCGCAGGGGCCCGTCCACCACCGCCAGCTCCGCGTACGGTCCCTGCTGCACGGTCCGGCCGGCGTCCAGCACCAGGACCTCGTCGACGGACTCGATGCCGCGCAGCCGGTGGGTGATCAGCAGCGTCGTACGTCCCTCCGTGGCGGCCAGCAGATCCGCGGTGAGCGCATCGGCCGTGGCCAGGTCGAGGTGCTCGGCCGGCTCGTCGAGGAGCAGGACAGGGAAGTCGGCGAGAAGTGCGCGAGCGAGGGCGAGGCGCTGGCGCTGGCCGCCGGAGAGCTGGGCGCCGTGCTCGCCGACCAGCGTGTCCAGACCGTCGGGCAGACCGTCCGCCCACTCCAGCAGCCGGGCTCCGGCGAGCGCCGCGCGCAGTTCGGCGTCGGAGGCGTCGGTGCGGGCGAGCCGGAGGTTCTCGCGGATGGAGCTGTCGAAGATATGGGCGTCCTGGGCACAGAGCCCGACGAACCGGCGGACGGTGTCACCGTCCAGCGCGGCCGCGTCCATCCCGCCGAGGGTGTACGTGCCCGCACGCGCGTCGAGGAAGCGCAGCAGGACCTGCGCGAGGGTGGTCTTTCCGGAACCGGACGCGCCGACGACCGCGACCCGCTTGCCCGCGGTGAGGCTCAGCTCCAGACCGTCGAGCGCGTCGCCGTCCTGGCCCGCGTGGCGCGCCGCGAGCCCGCGGACCTGGAGCGGGAACGGCGAGGCAGGTGTGGGTGCCGGGTGCGACGGCTCGTGGACGGGTGCGGGCGCATCGAGCACCTCGAAGACCCGCTCCGCACTCCGCTTGACCCGCTGGCGGTACTGCACGGCGAGGGGGAGCCCGGTGACGGCCTCGAACGCGGCGAGCGGGGTCAGGACGACGACCGCGAGCTCGACGCCCTCGATACGGCCCGCGTGGACGGCGATGACGCCCGCGTACGCGGCGAAGACGACGGTCAGCCCGCAGGCCAGGGCGGAAAGCCCGGCACCCAGCGCGGTGGCGGAGGCGGTGCGCGAGGCGATCCGGGTGAGCACCTGGTCGGCGTCCCGCACGGCGGCGATCCGGCCCTTCAGCGCACCGGAGACGGTGAGCTCGGCCGTTCCGCGCAGCAGATCCACGACCCGGGCCGCCAGTGCTCCGCGGGCCGGGGCGAGCCTGCGCTCCGCCCGGCGGGCGCACGCACCGCTGACCGCCGGGACGGCCACCCCGGCGGCGAGCAGTCCGACGGCGAGCACGGCACCGGCCTCGGGCAGCAGCCACGCGGTGAACCCGACGGCGCCGGTTCCGACGACGACCGCGACACCCGCGGGCAGCAGCCACCGCAGCCAGTAGTCCTGAAGCGCGTCGACATCGGCGACCAGCCGCGACAGCAGATCACCCCGCCGGGTACGACGCAGCCCGGCCGGCGCGAGCCGTTCCAGCCGCCGGTACACCCCGACGCGGAGATCGGCGAGCATCCGCAGCACGGCGTCGTGCGACACGAGCCGCTCGGCGTACCGGAAGACGGCCCGCCCGATCCCGAACGCCCGCGTGGCCGTGACCGCCACCATCAGATACAGGACGGGCGGCTGCTCCGAGGCGCGCGAGATGAGCCACCCTGACACGGCCATGAGCCCCACGGCCGACCCGAGCGCCAGACTCCCGAGCAGCAGCGCGAGCACCAGCCGCCCCCGCAGCTCCCCGGCCATGCCCCGCACCCGTGCCGCCGCCCCGGCACCCTTCGGGCCGCCCTCGGCCGATGCGGCGACGGGCCCGCCGTCGCCGGCGTCCGCCGGGGGCGAGGACCGCAGGGCGGCGGAGGCACCGGGAAGTTCCAGGGCGCCCGCAGGAACGGGCGGGTGGACGGGGGAGCCCAGCTCGGGAGAGCTCAGCTCCACCACCCGGTCCGCGAGGGCCAGCAGCGCCGGCCGGTGCACGACCAGCAGCACCGTCCGCCCCACCGCCAGTCGGCGGACCGCCTCCACGATCCCCGCCTCGGTCTCGCCGTCCAGCGCCGCCGTCGGCTCGTCGAGCAGCAGCAGTGGCCGGTCTGCGAGGAACGCCCGGGCGAGCGCGAGTCGTTGACGCTGTCCGGCGGAAAGGCCCGCGCCGTCCTCGCCGAGGACCGTGTCCACGCCCCGCGGCAGCCCGGCGACGAAGTCGTATGCCCCCGCGTCCCGCAGAGCCGCCACGACCTCCGCGTCACCCGCCTCCGGTCGCGCGAGCCGCACATTCTCCGCGACCGTTCCCGCGAAGAGGTACGGCCGCTGCGGGACCCACGCGATCGACTCCCGCCAGCGTTCGAGGTCGAGAGATTCCAGAGCCGTGCCGCCCACCGTCACCCGCCCCTCGGCCGGCGGCACGAACCCCAGCACCACATCCAGCAGAGTGGATTTGCCGACGCCGCTCGGACCCACCAGGGCCACCACTTCGCCCGGCTCCACCACCAGTGAGGCCGAGTCGAGCGACGGCTCCGCCCGTCCCGGACGCCGGACCGTCACCCCGGAGAGCTCCAGTCGTACCGAGCCGGGAATCCCCCTACCTCCGCCCCGCACGGGGGCCTCCAGCACGTCGAAGATCTCCTCCGCCGCCGAGAGACCTTCCGCCGCCGCGTGATACTGCGCGCCGACCTGCCGGAGCGGCAGATACGCCTCGGGCGCGAGGATCAGCACCACCAGGCCCGTGTACAGATCGAGCTCGCCGTGGACGAGCCGCATCCCGATGCCCACGGCCACCAGCGCTACCGACAGCGTCGACAGCAGCTCCAGCGCGAACGACGAAAGGAAGGCGATCCTCAGCGTCTTGAGCGTCGCCCGCCGGTACTCCGCCGTGATCGTCCGGATCGACTCGGCCTGCGCCTTCGCCCGACCGAACACCTTCAGCGTCGGCAGACCCGCCACCACATCGAGGAAATGCCCCGAAAGACGTGACAACAGCTTCCACTGACGGTCCATCCGGGCCTCCGTGGCCCAGCCGATCAGCACCATGAAGACCGGAATCAGCGGCAGAGTCACGACGATGACCGCGGCCGACACCCAGTCCTCGGTGACGATCCGCGCCAGCACCGCCACCGGAACCACGACCGCGAGCCCCAGCTGTGGCAGATAGCGCGCGAAGTAGTCGTCAAGAGCGTCCACCCCACGGGTCGCCAGCGCGACGAGCGAGCCGGTGCGCTGTCCGCCCAGCCAGCCCGGCCCGAGCAGCGTCGCCTGCTCCAGCAGCCGCATCCGCAGCTCGCTCTTGACCGCCGCGCTCGCTCGGTGCGCCGCCAGCTCGGTCAGCCACGACACCAGTCCCCGCCCCGCCGCGACCGCGGCCAGCAGGACCAGCTCCGGCCACAGCCCGGACACCTCCAGCCCGTGCTGGAACGCGCCCACCACCACCTCGGCGATGAGCATGGCCTGACCGACGACCAGCGCCGCCCCGGCCAGGCCGAGGACCACCACGGCCGCCATGAAGAAGCGGGTGGCCCTGGCGTACCGGAGCAGACGCGGGTCGACGGGTTTCACGTGAAACATCCCTCAGTCATGGGCCCGGCCGGAGGGCCCTGCGGAAATCAGTGCGGATCAGCGATGTGCTGTGTACCGATCCGCTTCCGGAACACCCAGTACGTCCACCCCTGGTACAGCAGCACCACGGGCGTCGCGATCGCCGCACACCAGGTCATGATCTTCAGTGTGTACGGGCTCGACGAGGCGTTGGTCACCGTGAGGCTCCACTGCTCATTGAGCGACGACGGCATGACATTCGGGAACAGCGTCAGGAAGAGCATCGCCACCGCCGCCGCGATCGTGAGGCCCGACAGGGCGAACGACCACCCCTCACGCCCCATCTGGTTCGCCCCGACCGCACCCACGAGCGCCAGGACCGCGACGATCATCGCGACCAGGCTGAACCCGTCGCCCTTCTCCGCCTGGGTCCAGCTCAGGAAGCCGAGCGCAAACGCGGCCGTGATCACTCCCAGGGTCCGGGCCAGCTTCCGCGCCCGCTCCCGGATGTCCCCGACCGTCTTCAGCGCGACGAACACCGTGCCGTGGAAGGTGAAGAGCGACAGCGTCACCAGCCCGCCGAGGATCGCGTACGGATTGAGCAGGTCCCCGAAGGTGCCGACGTACTCCATCTCGGCGTCGATCTTCACGCCGCGCACGATGTTCCCGAAGGCCACGCCCCACAACACCGCCGGCACCAGCGAGGTCCAGAAGATCGCCTGCTCCCAGTTGCGCTGCCACCGCTCCTCCGGTCGCTTCGCCCGGTACTCGAAGGCGACTCCGCGCACGATCAGGCAGACCAGGATGATCAGCAGCGGCAGATAGAAGCCGGAGAAGAGCGTGGCGTACCACTCGGGGAAGGCGGCGAACGTCGCACCGCCCGCCGTGAGCAGCCACACCTCGTTCCCGTCCCAGACGGGGCCGATGGTGTTGATGAGCACGCGCCGCTCGGGGCGGTCCCGGGCGAGCAGCTTCGTCAGAATGCCGACCCCGAAGTCAAAGCCTTCGAGGAAGAAGTAGCCGGTCCAGAGGACGGCGATGAGTACGAACCAGACGTCATGGAGTTCCATGCCTCAGCTCCCAGTCCTCGGTCTCAGTAGGAGAAGGCCATCGGCCGGTCGGCGTCGCGGTCGTCGCCGCCGATCTTGGTGGGCGGGTTGAGGTCGGACTCGGTGAGCTCGGGAGGCCCGGCTTTGACGTACTTCACCAGCAGCTTGACCTCGATCACGGCGAGCACCGCGTAAAGCGTCGTGAAGACGATCATCGAGGTGAGCACTTCGGCCTGGGAGACACCGGGGGAGACCGCGTCACGGGTGCGGAGCACTCCGTACACGACCCAGGGCTGCCGCCCCATCTCGGTGAAGATCCAGCCCCAGGAGCTGGCGATCAGCGGGAAGCCCAGCGTCCATATCGCCGTCAGCCAGTACAGCCTGCTGAGCTTGGGGCCGAGCGGGTTCTTGAAGAGCACGACATGCGGCACCTCGTCCTCACCGACCCGCAGCGCCGGCGGCAGCATGAACTTCTTGCGGGTGAGCCAGAGTCCGGCGAGTCCGATCGCGAAGGACGTCATGCCGAAGCCGATCATCCAGCGGAAGCCCCAGTACGCCACGGCGATGTTGGGCCGGTAGTCGCCGGGCCCGAACTTCTCCTGCAAGGCCTTGTTGGTGTCATTGATCCCGGGCACGTGCGACGTGAAGTCGCTGTGGGCCAGGAAGGACAGCAGGCCGGGAATCTCGATCGCGACCTTGTTGTGGCCCTTGTCCACATCCCCGTAGGCGAAGACGGAGAACGGTGCCGGCTGCTCGCCCTCCCAGAGGGCCTCTGCCGCAGCCATCTTCATCGGCTGCTGCTCGTACATGACCTTGCCCAGGAAGTCGCCGCTGACGGCGGTGAGCAGACCCGAGACGGCGATGGTGACCAGGCCGACCCGCAGCGAGCTCTTCATCACCGGGACGTGCTTCTTGCGCAGCAGGTGGAAGGCGGCGATGCCGACCATGAAAGCGCCACCCACGAGGAAGGCCGCCGACAGGGTGTGGAAGACCTGGGTGAGGGTGGTGTTCTGGGTCAGGACGAGCCAGAAGTCGGTGAGCTCCGCCCGTCCGTTCTCCTCGTTGATCCGGTAGCCGACCGGATGCTGCATCCAGGAGTTGGCTGCCAGGATGAAGTACGCGGAGAGGATCGTGCCGATCGAGACCATCCAGATGCAGGCGAGATGGATCTTCTTCGGGAGCTTGTCCCAGCCGAAGATCCACAGGCCGATGAACGTGGACTCGAAGAAGAAGGCGATCAGCGCCTCGAAGGCGAGCGGCGCGCCGAACACATCGCCGACGAAGCGCGAGTAGTCGGACCAGTTCATACCGAACTGGAACTCCTGCACGATGCCGGTGACCACACCCATGGCGATATTGATCAGGAAGAGCTTGCCCCAGAACTTGGTCGCCTTGAGGTACTTCTCCTTCCCGGTCCGCACCCAGGCCGTCTGCAGCCCGGCCGTCAGCGCGGCCAGCGAGATCGTCAGGGGGACGAACAGGAAGTGGTAGACGGTCGTGATGCCGAACTGCCAGCGCGCCAAAGTCTCTGGCGCCAGAGCGAGGTCCACGTCGTCCTCTCCTTACGTCGGCGTGGTCGCGGCACTCTCACCCCTCCCATCCCGGCTTATACCGGGATCTTCAGGGCGAGCTTGTGAACGCGTTCACATTCACAAGCATTATGGCGCATACGAAATCCGCATCCAAGAGGGGGGTCCCTCCGGCGCGGTCTCCCCCGCTCTGGAGGCGGACGCCCGGCAGGTCGTGGCCCCGGGCACCGTCGCATTCTGGACCGACGGCGACGCCCTGGCGCTGTCGTACGGATCCACTCCCATCTCGCGCGACGGAGAGTCCCGGCTCGCGCGAGCCCGTGCAACGTCCTGGGCCGCGTCGACGGCGACCCGCGCGTCCCGGCGACCGTACGCCCGGGCGACCCGGTCCGCGTCGAGCTCGTCAGAGGCTGAGGCGCCCGCGCCGCATGCCCCCGGGGCTGGGCGCACCCGGGGACATGTGACGGCCTCAGCGGCGACGGCCTCAGGTAGTCCCCCGGCGGCTACAGCGCCGAGCGGAACGCCTCCGCCGTCTGCAGGAAGACGTCGTTCGCCTCGCACTCGCCGATCGTGACCCGCACGCCCTCACCCGCGAACGGCCGCACCACGACCCCCGCCCGCTCGCACGCCGCCGCGAAGTCGACCGTGCGCTCGCCGAGCCTCAGCCAGACGAAGTTCGCCTGGGTCTGCGGCACGGTCCAGCCCTGCTTCACCAGTCCCTCGTAGACCCGCGTCCGCTCGGCGACCAACGAGCCGACCCGGCCGAGCAGTTCGTCCTCGGCCCGCAGCGACGCGACCGCCGCGTCCTGGGCGACCTGGCTGACGCCGAAGGGCACCGCCGTCTTGCGCAGCGCGGCCGCCACCGGCTCGTGGGCGATCGCGAAACCGACGCGCAGGCCGGCCAGACCGTACGCCTTGGAGAACGTCCGGAGCACGGCCACGTTCGGGCGCCGGCGGTAGATCTCGACACCGTCCGGCACGTCCGTGTCCCTGATGAACTCGCGGTACGCCTCGTCCAGCACCACCAGCACATCGGACGGCACGCGGTCGAGGAACCGCTCCAGCTCGGCCCGGTGCACCACCGTGCCGGTGGGGTTGTTCGGGTTGCAGACGAAGATCAGCCGCGTCCGGTCGGTGACGGCGTCCGCCATCGCGTCCAGATCGTGCACATCGCCCGAGGTCAGCGGCACCGGCACCGAGGTGGCCCCGCTGATCTGCGTGATGATCGGGTACGCCTCGAAGGACCGCCACGCGTAGATGACCTCGTCGCCGGGGCCCGCGGTGGCCTGGAGCAGCTGCTGGGCCACCCCCACCGAGCCGGTGCCGGTCGCCAGGTGGGACACGGGAACGCCGAAGCGGTCGGAGAGCTCGTTCATCAGCCCGGTGCAGGCCATGTCCGGGTACCGGTTGAAGGTGCCGGCGGCGGCGATCGCGCTCTCCATCACCCCGGGCAGCGGCGGGTACGGATTCTCGTTGGAGGAGAGCTTGAACGCGACCGGACCCTCGGCCGCGGCGGGCTTGCCGGGCTTGTAGGTGGGGATGCCGTCCAGCTCCGCGCGCAGCTTGGGACTCGTCTCGCTCACCGCAGGTCCTCCTCGACCGTCGTCCTCGGGGACGTACACAACAGCACAGCAGTGCCGCTCACCAATACTGCTCACCTTATGAGGATTCCCGGCCGCTGCGAATGGGCGGCGGCAGATCCCCGGGGAAAGCGGGAGATCCTCAGGAGGAGAGGGGGAGCGCTCGTCGACCTTGCGCGCGCCGGTGGCTCACTCCGTGGCGCGCGTCGCCCGTAGTGGTGAGTTGAGACCTCTTCGAGACCTCGGGCTCTTGACAGGCCTACGCCGGTCGACAACCGCGAGAGCAGTGCTGGGCAGCTCAACACCCTTCGTTTCCAAGGCAATTGACCACCACTCGCCATGCAGAAACGTGCCTGTCAACGACTGCATATGCGACCGGCCCAACCGCTCGACATCCCCCTACTATCGGCTCGCCATGACAGCAGCAGGGAAGCACCAGGTGAGCCGGACGGAAACATCCCGCCGGGGCAGCCGGCAAGGTCGGGCGGGCATCCGGGACGTCGCCGCCGCAGCCGGTGTCTCCATCACGACTGTCTCCGACGCACTCAACGGCAAGGGCAGACTCCCCGACGCCACGCGCCGCCACGTACGCGAGGTCGCCGACCGGCTCGGCTACCGGCCGTCGGCCGCGGCCCGCACGCTCCGTACCGGCAAGTCGGGACTCATCGGCCTGACCGTGACGACGTACGGGGATGAACCTTTCACCTTCACCGAATTCGCGTACTTCGCCGAGATGGCGCGTGCGGCGACCTCGGCCGCGCTCGCCCGCGGCTACGCGCTCGTCATCCTGCCCGCCACCTCGCGCCACGACGTCTGGTCGAACGTCGCCCTCGACGGCACCGTCGTCATCGACCCCTCCGACCACGACCCGGTCGTCGCCGAGCTGGTCCGCCAGGGCCTGCCCGTCGTCTCCGACGGGCGCCCGGCACCCACCCTCCCGGTCACCGCCTGGGTCGACAACGATCACGAAGCCGCCGTACTCGACCTCCTCGACCACCTCGCCGCCGCCGGCGCCCGCCGGATCGGTCTGCTCACCGGCACCTCCACCGACACCTACACCCGGCTCTCGACCACCGCGTATCTCCGCTGGTGCGAGCGGGTCGGCCAGGACCCCGTCTACGAGGCATACCCCGCGCACGACCCGTGCGCCGGAGCCGTCGCCGCCGACCGGCTGCTCGCCCGCCCCGACCGGCCGGACGCCGTCTACGGTCTCTTCGACCCCAACGGCACCGATCTGCTCGCGGCGGCCCGGCGGTACGGGCTGCGCGTCCCCGACGACCTGCTGCTCGTCTGCTGCAGCGAGTCCACGGTCTACACCAACACCGACCCGCCCATCACCACTCTCTCGCTGAAGCCGCGGCGCATCGGTACCGCCGTCGTCCAGCTGCTCATCGACGCGATCGAGGGGGCCGACGGCGGCCGGCCGGTCGAGCAGGTGATACCCACGGAGCTGATCGTGCGTACGTCCTCGCAGCGTCGCTCCCCGCGGACGACGGTGAGCCACCCGCGATCGCCTGCCCCGGAGTAGGCCCGGCCCGGCCGGGCCCGAGAGGCAGGACCGGCGGGCGGGACCGGTGGGCGGGCCCCGGGAGCAGGGCCGCAGAGCCGCAGAGCCGGCCTGAAACGCGGTCTGAACTGGGCAGGGCCTGGACTGGACCAGCCCAATTGGGGCGAAACGGGCCGTGAACCGGGGGTGTACCCGGATTCAGCACCCCTGGTGCATCACACAGCACGATCCGCATTCCTATGATGGGCGCACGACACCGCGGGCCGCCCCGACCAGGCCGGTCCGACGGTGCAGGGCGGCGCGACGGTGGTGGAGGGGTCGATGACTCAGGGGGCCGGTCTGGGACCCGTGGTGCGTACGGCGACGTTGCGTGACTTCCGCGTGCCTCCGTACGCGCAGGTCCCCGTGCAGTCGCATGCCTCGTCCTACGAGCACGTCCTCGACCACCCGGAGAACCTCGACCACCCGGGGAACGCCGTCCCGGACGACGAGCTGCCCGAGGGGTACACCCCGACCGAGCGCGACCTGCCGGTGGTCAACCGCCGCGGTGACACCGTCCAGGTGACCGTCGAGCCGGTGGAGACGGGGGCCCCCGCGCCGGACGCCCTCGGCCCGCTCTACGTCGTCGGCGATGTCCACGGCTACCTCGACGAGCTCGTCACCGCGCTCCGCGAACAGGGCCTGATCGACGACGACGGCCACTGGTCGGCGGGCAACACCCGGCTGTGGTTCCTCGGCGACTTCACCGACCGCGGCCCGGACGGCATCGGCGTCATCGACCTCGTCATGCGGCTCTCCGCCGAGGCCGCGGCCGCCGGCGGCTACTGCAAGGCCCTGATGGGCAACCACGAACTGCTGCTCATCGGCGCCAAGCGCTTCGGTGACACGCCCGTCAACTCCGGCGCCGGCACCGCCACCTTCCAGGCCGCCTGGCTGCTCAACGGCGGCCAGAAGAACGACATGGACCGCCTCCAGGACGTCCATCTCCAGTGGATGGCCCGGCTGGACGCGGTGGTCGAGGAGGACGGGCATCTGCTGATGCACTCCGACACGACCGCCTACCTCGAGTACGGCACGA from Streptomyces formicae includes these protein-coding regions:
- the cydB gene encoding cytochrome d ubiquinol oxidase subunit II; translation: MELHDVWFVLIAVLWTGYFFLEGFDFGVGILTKLLARDRPERRVLINTIGPVWDGNEVWLLTAGGATFAAFPEWYATLFSGFYLPLLIILVCLIVRGVAFEYRAKRPEERWQRNWEQAIFWTSLVPAVLWGVAFGNIVRGVKIDAEMEYVGTFGDLLNPYAILGGLVTLSLFTFHGTVFVALKTVGDIRERARKLARTLGVITAAFALGFLSWTQAEKGDGFSLVAMIVAVLALVGAVGANQMGREGWSFALSGLTIAAAVAMLFLTLFPNVMPSSLNEQWSLTVTNASSSPYTLKIMTWCAAIATPVVLLYQGWTYWVFRKRIGTQHIADPH
- a CDS encoding metallophosphoesterase; the encoded protein is MVEGSMTQGAGLGPVVRTATLRDFRVPPYAQVPVQSHASSYEHVLDHPENLDHPGNAVPDDELPEGYTPTERDLPVVNRRGDTVQVTVEPVETGAPAPDALGPLYVVGDVHGYLDELVTALREQGLIDDDGHWSAGNTRLWFLGDFTDRGPDGIGVIDLVMRLSAEAAAAGGYCKALMGNHELLLIGAKRFGDTPVNSGAGTATFQAAWLLNGGQKNDMDRLQDVHLQWMARLDAVVEEDGHLLMHSDTTAYLEYGTTIADVNDKVHEILNRNDADECWDLFRKFTKRFAFRDEEGPQAVRELLAAYGGGRIVHGHSPIPYLLGQVGTEDAADGQGGSSAAVDGPHVYADGLAIAMDGGVTMAGKLLVCRLPLHG
- a CDS encoding LacI family DNA-binding transcriptional regulator — encoded protein: MTAAGKHQVSRTETSRRGSRQGRAGIRDVAAAAGVSITTVSDALNGKGRLPDATRRHVREVADRLGYRPSAAARTLRTGKSGLIGLTVTTYGDEPFTFTEFAYFAEMARAATSAALARGYALVILPATSRHDVWSNVALDGTVVIDPSDHDPVVAELVRQGLPVVSDGRPAPTLPVTAWVDNDHEAAVLDLLDHLAAAGARRIGLLTGTSTDTYTRLSTTAYLRWCERVGQDPVYEAYPAHDPCAGAVAADRLLARPDRPDAVYGLFDPNGTDLLAAARRYGLRVPDDLLLVCCSESTVYTNTDPPITTLSLKPRRIGTAVVQLLIDAIEGADGGRPVEQVIPTELIVRTSSQRRSPRTTVSHPRSPAPE
- the hisC gene encoding histidinol-phosphate transaminase; this translates as MSETSPKLRAELDGIPTYKPGKPAAAEGPVAFKLSSNENPYPPLPGVMESAIAAAGTFNRYPDMACTGLMNELSDRFGVPVSHLATGTGSVGVAQQLLQATAGPGDEVIYAWRSFEAYPIITQISGATSVPVPLTSGDVHDLDAMADAVTDRTRLIFVCNPNNPTGTVVHRAELERFLDRVPSDVLVVLDEAYREFIRDTDVPDGVEIYRRRPNVAVLRTFSKAYGLAGLRVGFAIAHEPVAAALRKTAVPFGVSQVAQDAAVASLRAEDELLGRVGSLVAERTRVYEGLVKQGWTVPQTQANFVWLRLGERTVDFAAACERAGVVVRPFAGEGVRVTIGECEANDVFLQTAEAFRSAL
- a CDS encoding cytochrome ubiquinol oxidase subunit I, translated to MDLALAPETLARWQFGITTVYHFLFVPLTISLAALTAGLQTAWVRTGKEKYLKATKFWGKLFLINIAMGVVTGIVQEFQFGMNWSDYSRFVGDVFGAPLAFEALIAFFFESTFIGLWIFGWDKLPKKIHLACIWMVSIGTILSAYFILAANSWMQHPVGYRINEENGRAELTDFWLVLTQNTTLTQVFHTLSAAFLVGGAFMVGIAAFHLLRKKHVPVMKSSLRVGLVTIAVSGLLTAVSGDFLGKVMYEQQPMKMAAAEALWEGEQPAPFSVFAYGDVDKGHNKVAIEIPGLLSFLAHSDFTSHVPGINDTNKALQEKFGPGDYRPNIAVAYWGFRWMIGFGMTSFAIGLAGLWLTRKKFMLPPALRVGEDEVPHVVLFKNPLGPKLSRLYWLTAIWTLGFPLIASSWGWIFTEMGRQPWVVYGVLRTRDAVSPGVSQAEVLTSMIVFTTLYAVLAVIEVKLLVKYVKAGPPELTESDLNPPTKIGGDDRDADRPMAFSY